The following coding sequences lie in one Drosophila sulfurigaster albostrigata strain 15112-1811.04 chromosome 2R, ASM2355843v2, whole genome shotgun sequence genomic window:
- the LOC133836005 gene encoding pneumococcal serine-rich repeat protein isoform X3: protein MAAINTVPKSIHLPLTSLSAPRVLMCSASVGTESSVTLQLRDGNARASVSTNVDALELASSRPEATPTATATETAATTNPTKTKTSATVATPSSSSVTVLEASSASASVLENALTIGYPDPDMLADVLGTIQTASLKNKLGNSNNSNNSNNNNNNDSCKKSSNKNTANRNSAPTILNTNSGAYLNNPNKITITRRSSSNKINVQTVSAATNTTISSISGSKTNYIKNCLIRSSSCSNTATNVTTLAQIMSNSSTSSAASLLSQHNNNSNCSNSSNFSNASSVGSSISVGSVSSSTSTNSNSNSNSNDSSSGHSGHSSSFKSNSRNVPGIVTAAASTNTTATGIGIVTVDTAPRKSRPKLSSPTRHGPQQCQICSKIFGNASALAKHKLTHSDERKYICSLCSKAFKRQDHLNGHMMTHRNKKPYECKADGCGKSYCDARSLRRHSENHHGGVTAQANNTLSATSAGAICSGQMSGQISSSSGSSSSCSSTASSNGNAVTSSLSLSPATASGDASSPDGATCIRTYISTGSTVVDAATGIALSDEQIKAMNLPIKTGVTLLSPTTSVSSNVSSTASSSGCSSAGSNNNVSVNISGSGSVSASVSGKTSSNTTTVAASSPTIMLSDGTMLEGEGLTREQLDLISKIMQQTKQTSAQVTVSSPTSVSSYKINTETTPIQTRPRTWNMQLLNNAQNVTVTVEDGTDLITTAGSSSASSGSPEDVKEDDLNQQIVAAINPHLLNIVKIDKPVECNLCHRKFKNIPALNGHMRLHGGYFKKDPETKRSEKKDVSGPPLQTASIGVRALIEEKIISKRKDISKGSFVVPAPPSSSSNCGGGGGLGIVGGAGSVCGVAITGASSQSNSCLRRSVSDVESFLNAKSSTNSINNANSSTTTAVLPAATTIKSSNGLSIQQIDLPQSIEIFSGGQRQPKTLSLGSGANTITITTNNVPTTTTMSALTALKGGSNLSGGVSNHADPKDSTLIELLKRGTRIAVTSKKTQFQSQTSTNMLLSNVAGTELTTIGSTVQTGRQIITNKNRTVIIPSDVHVVSTKSKVTASSSSSGASNSTNVINSSSNACSTSSISFSDGMPLSLSIAPNQDSITSLGDSSSITSRGGGVYTVTYTSDADASDLFDDGEVYNVSDTEMLLQTVDTMEILNEDEDDPQTNTNEHSDNFALLSETTDADHAGHAHQLVKLEPETGQSTQVKLTTPLPTFQQFHSKELIMQNSSQIQAIANMRGNSGTLGVLASPLHSPLAYPTPPSSHENVAQSSPFIEDAAAQFVDATHSFFGDKTDFSHVYFKTDENQSLHHAELSDNDNEKILKLKSVLEESSFDPSIKVEDLLNNTEDDAECDLHEFSETNLSFLDEDQEFLNDSRNATSPLSESFFTSGIGSAEDVKQVLREVLPDENMQLHLSSEQQGENIIDLYYLPGLGLQSQMMPNSDDPLLSSSPREFGQQRQMAFQGSSSTTVTVQAAEPLQATTMLYEQTPSDHQQQRQQQEQQRQDQQMEQILPQQAVIQSDQMQSQQQPQQQQQQSEFVLPAFNQVACHTTYLDASQPTIPMTLQPLNSLLQPLIYSNISGEKQEFNMPLNSRTGGHETVLDASLLFGCVDSDCNKPVNATDTATSLPAVVPSSVSAVSAAGNISNLQPLSNQTNSILKRRLRSNGAQYMHKLSKFHTLSPHRSKLRKPSRTHYTPAPILNPDRKGTGLYCNVRKQLGQGIFDNFDDDFGDPVGLVDFSDESKVNLGSTYQAQIPAWKPPEEFMKEPSTSCGADLMWDPNVQLDDKILMRYIDLSKSSAVPMGSHSEEMALQTLLDAKGNSAAAVLTLLQMQSSAFQMKWTAFELEQFLRGLEKHGKDFAKITSELCTKTSGECVQMYYFWKKLCVDYKVSHLKMEPVVTSNHAVEQKPYVCEIAACSASFSSKAALHGHVRIHAYGRNASHSNNHNNSNNQHATAINANNNNNNGNSNNNHSTSNSNSIHSSNPCTTQTSSINAITTTAITNTNNGMAVVSNNSNNNNSLLAGSSSLNSTLLLTAAPKTLPATKDCSNSNSNNSSNGNGTSNIAKDSEFPCKGLQ, encoded by the exons GTACCCAAAAGTATACACCTGCCTTTGACGAGTCTTAGCGCGCCGCGCGTGTTGATGTGCAGTGCGTCTGTTGGCACTGAGAGTTCTGTGACTCTGCAATTGAGAGATGGCAACGCGCGTGCTAGTGTGAGTACAAATGTGGATGCCTTGGAGCTAGCGAGCAGTAGACCAGAGGcgacaccaacagcaacagcaacagaaacagcagcaacaacaaacccaACGAAAACAAAGACAAgtgcaacagtagcaacaCCGTCATCGTCGAGCGTCACAGTACTTGAGGCGTCATCAGCTTCAGCGTCTGTATTAGAAAATGCATTGACCATTGGCTATCCGGATCCGGACATGTTAGCAGATGTTTTGGGCACCATACAGACAGCCT CTCTCAAAAATAAACTtggtaacagcaacaacagcaacaacagcaacaacaacaacaacaacgacagctgCAAAAAAAGTAGCAACAAAAATACCGCCAACAGGAATAGTGCACcgacaattttaaatacaaactcTGGCGCCTATTTGAATAATCCAAATAAGATAACCATTACGCGACGGAGTTCGAGCAACAAGATCAACGTGCAGACTGTGAGCGCTGCAACAAACACAACCATCAGCAGTATAAGCGGCAGTAAGACCAACTACATTAAGAACTGTCTTatacgcagcagcagctgtagcaACACTGCCACCAATGTCACGACGCTGGCGCAGATtatgagcaacagcagcacaagcAGCGCAGCCAGTTTACTTAGTCAAcataacaataatagcaattgtagcaacagcagtaacTTTAGCAACGCCTCCTCAGTGGGCAGCAGCATAAGCGTTGGCAGTGTCAGTAGCAGCACTtccaccaacagcaacagcaatagtaatagcaacgacagcagcagtggacacagcggacacagTTCGAGTTTCAAGAGCAACAGTCGAAATGTTCCTGGCATAGTCACAGCTGCAGCATCCACGAACACTACAGCAactggcattggcattgtAACAGTCGACACTGCGCCTCGAAAGAGCCGCCCCAAACTATCTTCGCCGACAAGACACGGACCGCAGCAGTGCCAG aTTTGTAGCAAGATCTTTGGAAATGCCTCGGCACTGGCTAAGCATAAACTGACGCACAGCGACGAGAGGAAATATATTTGTTCGCTCTGCTCGAAGGCATTCAAGCGGCAAGATCACTT AAACGGACACATGATGACACATCGCAACAAGAAGCCTTACGAATGTAAGGCGGATGGCTGTGGCAAATCGTATTGCGATGCACGCTCTCTGCGGCGCCATTCGGAAAATCATCACGGAGGCGTCACAGCGCAAGCCAACAACACGCTttcagcaacatcagcaggcGCAATTTGCAGTGGTCAGATGAGTGGCCAAATTAgtagcagcagtggcagcagcagcagttgcagcagcactgccagcagcaacggcaatgCGGTCACCAGCTCTTTAAGTCTCTCCCCGGCAACGGCTAGCGGGGATGCCAGCTCACCGGATGGGGCCACGTGCATACGCACTTATATCTCTACTGGCAGCACTGTGGTGGATGCGGCCACAGGAATAGCGTTGTCCGATGAGCAAATCAAGGCCATGAATCTGCCAATTAAAACTGGAGTTACATTGCTTTCGCCAACAACATCAGTGTCCTCCAATGTATCTTCCACCGCATCTTCGTCCGGTTGCTCATCGgccggcagcaacaacaatgtcagTGTCAACATCAGCGGCAGCGGTAGTGTTAGCGCCAGCGTCAGCGGGAAAACtagcagcaacacaacaacagtcGCGGCCAGTTCACCTACCATTATGCTCAGCGATGGCACCATGCTTGAGGGAGAGGGACTTACACGGGAGCAGCTCGATCTAATTAGCAAAATCATGCAGCAGACAAAGCAAACCAGCGCCCAAGTCACAGTCTCGTCTCCTACCAGTGTCAGCTCCTACAAGATTAATACAGAGACCACCCCGATACAGACTCGACCACGGACATGGAACATGCAATTG CTCAACAATGCCCAGAACGTGACAGTCACGGTTGAGGATGGCACCGATCTAATTACCACTGCCGGTAGCTCCAGCGCTAGCTCCGGGTCTCCTGAGGACGTCAAGGAGGACGATCTAAACCAACAGATTGTGGCTGCCATTAATCCGCACCTGCTAAACATTGTGAAGATTGACAAGCCAGTTGAATGCAATCTATGTCATCGCAAGTTCAAGAACATACCCGCTCTCAACGGGCACATGCGGTTGCATGGCGGCTACTTTAAGAAGGATCCGGAAACAAAGCGTAGTGAGAAGAAAGATGTCAGTGGACCACCATTACAGACAGCCAGCATTGGGGTGCGTGCTCTCATTGAGGAGAAAATCATCAGCAAGCGGAAGGATATTTCTAAG GGCTCCTTCGTAGTACCTGCCCCACCCAGCAGCTCAAGCAACTGCGGTGGAGGTGGTGGTCTTGGTATTGTTGGTGGCGCTGGCAGTGTTTGTGGAGTGGCTATTACCGGCGCAAGCAGTCAGAGCAACAGTTGTCTAAGGCGGTCTGTCAGCGACGTGGAAAGCTTCCTAAATGCGAAGAGTAGTACAAACAGCATCAATAATGCAAATTCGAGCACAACGACAGCGGTGCTGCCGGCAGCCACCACAATTAAGAGCAGCAATGGATTAAGTATCCAGCAAATTGATTTGCCTCAGAGCATTGAGATCTTCAGCGGGGGCCAAAGGCAGCCGAAGACTCTCAGCTTGGGCAGCGGTGCCAATACCATTACCATAACCACCAACAATGTGCCTACCACGACCACAATGAGCGCTCTGACGGCTCTGAAGGGCGGCAGTAATCTAAGTGGCGGCGTTTCTAACCACGCGGATCCCAAGGACTCGACGCTAATTGAGTTGCTCAAGCGGGGCACTCGTATTGCAGTGACCTCCAAGAAGACTCAGTTTCAGTCACAAACCAGTACAAATATGCTCCTTAGCAATGTGGCCGGCACGGAGTTGACAACCATTGGTAGTACTGTTCAAACCGGTCGTCAGATTATTACTAACAAAAATCGTACAGTGATCATACCTTCGGATGTGCACGTTGTATCCACAAAGAGTAAGGTGACTGCGAGCAGCTCCAGTAGTGGCGCCAGTAACTCTACCAAcgtcatcaacagcagcagtaatgCGTGCTCCACAAGTAGCATCTCCTTCTCGGACGGCATGCCGCTCTCCCTGTCGATAGCACCGAACCAAGATAGCATTACATCTCTGGGCGATTCGAGCAGCATCACAAGCAGGGGAGGCGGTGTCTATACGGTGACATATACCAGCGATGCGGATGCATCGGATCTATTCGATGATGGCGAGGTGTACAATGTTTCGGATACGGAGATGTTACTGCAAACTGTGGACACCATGGAAATACTGAATGAGGATGAGGACGAtccacaaacaaacacaaacgaaCATTCCGATAACTTTGCTCTGCTGAGTGAGACTACCGACGCCGATCACGCAGGGCATGCCCACCAGCTGGTGAAGTTGGAGCCAGAGACTGGTCAGAGCACACAAGTGAAGCTCACCACTCCGCTGCCAACTTTCCAGCAATTCCATTCCAAAGAGCTGATCATGCAGAACAGCTCACAAATCCAAGCTATTGCCAACATGCGGGGCAATAGTGGCACTCTCGGAGTGCTTGCGTCACCCCTGCATTCACCCCTTGCCTATCCGACGCCGCCATCTAGCCATGAAAATGTAGCACAATCCTCTCCATTCATCGAGGATGCCGCAGCCCAGTTTGTGGACGCCACACACAGCTTCTTTGGGGATAAGACAGATTTCTCCCATGTGTATTTCAAAACAGACGAGAACCAGTCCCTGCATCATGCCGAGCTGAGTGACAACGATAATgagaaaatacttaaattaaaatctgtTCTGGAAGAGAGCAGCTTCGATCCGTCTATCAAGGTGGAAGATCTTTTAAATAACACTGAGGACGATGCCGAATGCGATTTGCACGAGTTTTCCGAGACAAATCTCTCGTTTCTCGACGAGGACCAGGAGTTCCTCAACGATTCGCGTAATGCCACTTCCCCGTTATCCGAGTCATTTTTCACCAGCGGCATTGGTTCTGCAGAGGATGTTAAGCAAGTGCTTCGGGAGGTGCTTCCCGATGAGAATATGCAGTTGCATTtgagcagcgagcagcaggGAGAGAATATCATTGATCTCTACTATTTGCCAGGCTTGGGGCTGCAATCGCAAATGATGCCCAACTCCGATGATCCTTTGCTCTCATCCTCGCCGCGTGAATTCGGCCAACAGCGACAGATGGCGTTTCAAGGTTCATCGTCCACAACAGTTACTGTGCAAGCTGCAGAGCCATTGCAAGCAACAACTATGCTTTACGAGCAAACGCCGTCTgatcatcagcaacaacgccagcagcaagagcaacagcgaCAAGATCAACAGATGGAACAGATTTTGCCACAACAGGCTGTCATTCAATCGGATCAGatgcagtcgcagcagcagccgcagcaacagcaacagcagtcagAATTTGTGCTACCCGCTTTCAATCAGGTGGCGTGCCACACAACCTATTTAGATGCTAGTCAGCCGACAATACCAATGACGTTGCAGCCATTGAATAGCTTGTTGCAGCCATTGATTTATAGTAACATTTCAGGAGAAAAGCAAGAATTTAATATGCCGCTCAATAGCCGGACAGGGGGACATGAAACAGTCCTCGATGCAAGTCTTCTTTTCGGCTGCGTGGATAGCGATTGTAATAAGCCTGTTAATGCCACAGACACAGCCACAAGCTTACCTGCAGTTGTTCCTAGTTCAGTGAGTGCAGTCTCAGCTGCTGGAAACATCTCTAATCTGCAGCCATTGTCAAATCAAACAAACTCGATACTGAAAAGACGACTACGCTCCAATGGAGCCCAATATATGCACAAACTGTCGAAATTTCATACACTCTCGCCGCATCGCTCGAAGTTACGCAAACCCTCTCGCACTCATTATACTCCGGCCCCCATACTAAATCCTGATCGCAAAGGCACCGGACTCTACTGCAATGTACGCAAGCAACTCGGTCAGGgaatatttgataatttcGATGATGACTTTGGTGATCCAGTGGGCTTGGTCGATTTCTCGGACGAGTCCAAGGTAAATCTTGGCTCGACGTACCAAGCACAGATACCTGCTTGGAAACCACCTGAAGAGTTTATGAAGGAGCCATCAACGAGCTGCGGAGCGGACTTGATGTGGGATCCCAACGTACAACTTGACGATAAGATACTTATGCGCTATATTGACCTGAGCAAATCATCGGCAGTCCCTATGGGCAGTCATTCGGAGGAAATGGCTCTGCAAACACTGCTCGATGCCAAAGGCAACTCTGCGGCGGCAGTTCTAACCCTGCTTCAAATGCAGTCCAgtgcatttcaaatgaaatggaCTGCCTTCGAGCTGGAGCAATTTCTCCGTGGTCTTGAGAAGCATGGCAAAGATTTTGCTAAAATCACCAGTGAg TTATGCACTAAGACGTCGGGTGAGTGTGTACAAATGTATTATTTCTGGAAGAAACTTTGTGTGGACTACAAGGTATCGCACCTGAAAATGGAGCCAGTCGTAACTAGCAATCATGCTGTGGAACAGAAACCCTACGTCTGTGAGATTGCCGCCTGCTCTGCG AGCTTTAGCTCGAAAGCGGCTCTGCATGGCCACGTCCGAATACACGCTTATGGTAGAAATgccagccacagcaacaaccacaacaacagtaacaatcAGCATGCAACGGCAATTAatgccaacaataacaacaataacggcaatagcaacaacaatcatagtacaagcaacagcaacagtataCACAGCAGTAATCCATGCACCACCCAGACCAGCAGTATTAATGcaataacaacgacagcgaTAACAAACACCAATAATGGCATGGCCGTCGTAAGCAACaatagtaacaacaacaattcctTGTTAGCTGGCAGCTCATCCCTAAATTCTACGCTTTTGCTAACGGCAGCACCAAAAACATTGCCAGCAACGAAAgattgcagcaacagcaacagcaacaacagcagcaacggcaacggcaccTCGAATATTGCCAAGGATAGCGAATTCCCCTGCAAG GGTCTTCAATAA